One segment of Anastrepha obliqua isolate idAnaObli1 chromosome 3, idAnaObli1_1.0, whole genome shotgun sequence DNA contains the following:
- the LOC129241489 gene encoding inositol polyphosphate 5-phosphatase E produces MQKCNSDERLANASSSPRLPHKHLSLLGFLTKRSSKIEPHPHERESKKQHLPPDYVRPSSACGSYISNNSHDVTFAKCTFDRQRTPQYPQNYNGLKINGNSSSVKSKTLPSCSSKGNLIENVNGSIGRMPDSQVRRRSTDGSQSDGGAAEAVLRRTAKYRSPNHNRFSHQFSLCCKAEKKPTTPPVTVRYNSIPDPANTVLKRNSQTLCWSFIDNTSVSLQSADEKASINLPKGDENMTNLNKTAKFNECSSAPESPVTAKLMFTSSHSSPSNVSLKSGQSEQMADSNVDANRRGPIRPLAVSACRSRLRLKLYPPGKQLPSIEPNENEDPGNSIKRATTPQHMSSPNIAIQPEVSRELETHETQNIRFSSHENIQMQQLQSSQEGLARRALLSAQVLSLIPTDKARERSFLEGHMGSSGLLGPAELDRVLPNKEITIFVGTWNMNGQNPPKQMNDFVLPLTIEHVPDVVAMGTQESSPDRFEWEVTIQETLGPSHVLFHSTNLGTLHLAIFMRRDLIWYCSAPEDASLSVRTGTAFRTKGAVAISFCIFGTSMLFVTSHLTAHQQKVKERVSDVKRIIHALDLPKNLNLRHKNKDVTQNFDNVFWCGDLNFRLSEPREKLLEWIQNTKFPLPSHLPHGYMHTDQLSSVLADGAAFRGFMEANITFPPTYKYDPGTQHFDTSSKQRAPAYTDRILYKYRQSQGLGIRRGSMIPPGATSTQPYVQCLLYDSVPSITTSDHKPVWALFKTLIRAGTDSIPLAAGLFNRDIYLEGMKRRLNNQYSGSSAVCAIQ; encoded by the exons ATGCAAAAATGTAACAGTGATGAGCGCCTTGCGAACGCAAGCTCCAGCCCGCGGTTGCCCCATAAACATTTATCCTTGTTGGGATTTCTGACAAAGAGGTCCAGTAAAATAGAGCCACATCCGCATGAAAGGGAATCGAAAAAACAGCACCTTCCTCCTGACTACGTACGTCCCTCATCAGCATGTGGAAGTTACATTAGTAATAATAGTCACGATGTGACCTTCGCGAAGTGCACGTTTGATCGCCAACGTACACCACAATATCCACAAAATTATAATGGTTTAAAGATCAACGGAAACTCTTCATCAGTTAAGAGTAAAACACTTCCATCTTGTAGCTCAAAAGGAAATCTTATAGAAAATGTCAACGGTAGTATTGGTAGAATGCCAGATTCACAGGTACGCCGTCGTAGTACTGATGGCTCTCAAAGCGATGGGGGCGCTGCTGAAGCTGTACTACGTAGGACAGCCAAATATCGCTCACCGAATCATAATCGCTTTAGTCACCAGTTTAGTTTATGTTGCAAAGCGGAAAAGAAGCCTACAACACCTCCAGTAACTGTCCGGTACAATTCAATACCAGATCCAGCCAATACTGTACTCAAACGTAATAGTCAAACTTTATGTTGGAGTTTTATAGATAACACGTCAGTTTCGTTGCAGTCGGCTGATGAAAAAGCGTCCATTAACTTGCCAAAAGGTGATGAAAAtatgacaaatttaaataaaactgccAAATTTAATGAATGCTCAAGTGCACCTGAGTCACCAGTTACTGCTAAACTTATGTTTACGTCTTCGCATAGCAGCCCATCAAATGTATCACTGAAAAGTGGTCAAAGTGAACAAATGGCTGACAGCAATGTTGATGCCAATCGAAGAGGTCCGATTCGGCCTTTGGCAGTATCTGCTTGCCGTTCGCGTCTTCGATTAAAGTTGTATCCACCTGGTAAGCAGCTGCCATCAATAGAGCCAAATGAAAATGAAGATCCAGGAAATAGTATAAAACGAGCCACGACCCCACAGCACATGTCTTCGCCGAATATTGCGATACAGCCAGAGGTATCCAGAGAACTAGAAACACATGAGACACAAAATATCCGGTTTAGTTCGcatgaaaatattcaaatgcaGCAATTGCAATCTAGTCAAGAAGGTCTAGCAAGACGTGCTCTGCTAAGTGCCCAAGTTTTAAGCTTAATACCAACGGACAAAGCACGTGAAAG AAGTTTTTTAGAGGGACATATGGGATCCTCGGGCTTGCTTGGACCCGCTGAATTGGATCGCGTTTTGCCAAATAAAGAAATCACTATTTTTGTAGGGACGTGGAATATGAATGGCCAAAATCCAcccaa ACAAATGAATGATTTTGTTCTGCCCCTGACTATTGAGCATGTTCCAGATGTGGTAGCAATGGGAACACAAGAATCAAGCCCTGATCGTTTTGAATGGGAAGTGACAATACAAGAGACACTAGGACCGTCCCATGTACTTTTCCATTCAACAAATTTAGGTACACTTCATCTGGCTATTTTCATGCGGAGGGATTTAATTTGGTATTGCTCAGCTCCGGAAGATGCCTCTCTGTCGGTTCGTACCGGAACTGCTTTTCGTACAAAAGGAGCGGTTGCAATATCATTTTGTATCTTTGGAACGTCAATGCTGTTTGTTACGTCACATTTGACGGCCCATCAACAGAAGGTGAAAGAGCGAGTGTCCGATGTGAAACGCATTATCCATGCACTAGATTTacctaaaaatttaaacttgCGTCACAAGAACAAAGACGTCACCCAAAATTTCGATAATGTTTTCTGGTGCGGAGACCTTAATTTTCGCCTCAGTGAGCCGCGTGAAAAGCTTTTAGAATGGattcaaaataccaaatttccACTACCTTCACATTTGCCTCACGGTTATATGCATACAGATCAATTGTCCTCAGTTTTGGCGGACGGGGCTGCTTTTCGCGGTTTCATGGAGGCGAATATAACTTTTCCGCCAACTTATAAG taCGATCCTGGGACGCAGCATTTCGATACATCATCGAAGCAACGTGCGCCTGCGTACACAGATCGTATTCTCTATAAGTATAGACAATCACAGGGTTTAGGCATACGGAGAGGCAGTATGATCCCTCCTGGTGCTACTTCAACTCAGCCCTATGTGCAATGCTTGCTCTATGACTCAGTACCGTCTATAACCACTTCGGATCACAAACCTGTTTGGGCGTTATTTAAGACACTAATTCGCGCGGGCACTGATTC TATTCCACTGGCGGCTGGATTGTTCAATCGTGATATATATTTAGAAGGCATGAAACGGCGCTTAAACAACCAATATTCGGGTTCGTCTGCAGTTTGTGCTATACAATAA